One window of Dermacentor andersoni chromosome 7, qqDerAnde1_hic_scaffold, whole genome shotgun sequence genomic DNA carries:
- the numb gene encoding protein numb isoform X2, with protein sequence MTAVLSALGDVGGAAIGVAGVGMDRLRRSLRDSLRRGARREHVPECSKPHQWQADEAAVRAGTCTFPVKYLGCVEVFESRGMQVCEEALKVLRNSRRRMVRGTLHVTGDGLRVVDETGTRGLLVDQTIEKVSFCAPDRNHDRGFSYICRDGTTRRWMCHGFLALKDSGERLSHAVGCAFAVCLERKQKRDKESVLMSIDPKTSSFTRTGSFRQGSLTDPALPHDPQEGKPSETPPVKAVVNPYAIERPHATVTLLQRQGSFRGLGSLSQASPFKRQLSLRLNELPSTLERQRAMSLDAATDLFQPPSARHNGFSNVPPPIPESSPLSERPDSISAMCQQVSQGLSLLSDSARDDPFREEAPTEPQPQQQQPPPEAAVAPVQQSNPWADSSRADAWLASLPTQSSSAAPPTARRSPAPIAAPPHALPRRVGAPQLRSQSLSAADGLVSPTRSTSLFSSHWAKESQAPPLTGSATPPLSGDATSSAFQDPFDAEWASLPTQKAPVATNPFVGPNAVKAFEVHL encoded by the exons GCATGGACCGTTTACGGCGGAGCCTGCGAGACAGCCTGCGGCGCGGCGCGCGGCGGGAACATGTGCCAGAATGCAGCAAGCCGCATCAGTGGCAGGCGGACGAGGCGGCTGTCCGGGCGGGAACCTGCACCTTCCCGGTCAAGTACCTCGGCTGCGTTGAGGTCTTTGAGTCTCGCGGCATGCAG GTATGTGAGGAGGCTTTGAAAGTTTTACGCAACAGCCGGCGGCGCATGGTGCGGGGCACGCTGCACGTGACGGGTGACGGCCTCCGGGTGGTGGACGAGACGGGCACCCGGGGCCTGCTGGTCGACCAGACCATCGAGAAGGTGTCCTTCTGCGCGCCCGACCGCAACCATGACCGAGGCTTCTCATATATCTGCCGTGACGGCACCACACGCCGCTGGATGTGCCATGGATTCCTGGCCCTGAAGGACTCG GGTGAGCGGTTGAGCCACGCTGTGGGCTGCGCCTTTGCGGTGTGCCTGGAGCGCAAGCAGAAGCGGGACAAGGAGAGTGTGCTCATGAGCATCGACCCGAAGACGTCGAGCTTCACCCGCACGGGCTCGTTCAGGCAGGGCTCCCTCACCGACCCCGCCCTGCCCCACGACCCCCAGGAGGGAAAGCCCTCAG AGACCCCACCGGTGAAGGCGGTGGTGAACCCATACGCGATCGAGCGGCCGCACGCGACAGTGACGCTGCTGCAGAGGCAGGGTTCCTTCCGGGGCCTGGGCAGCCTGAGCCAGGCGTCGCCCTTCAAGAGACAGCTGTCCCTGCGGCTCAACGAACTGCCCTCGACGCTTGAGCGACAGCGCGCCATGTCCCTCGATGCCGCCACCGACCTCTTCCAGCCACCCAGTGCACGACACAACGGATTCAGCAACG TGCCCCCTCCAATCCCGGAGTCCTCCCCACTGAGCGAGAGGCCCGACAGCATCAGCGCCATGTGCCAGCAGGTCAGCCAGGGGCTAAGCCTGCTCAGTGACTCGGCCAGGGACGACCCGTTCCGGGAAGAGGCTCCCACCGAGCcccagccgcagcagcagcagccaccgccaGAGGCTGCTGTGGCACCCGTACAACAGA GCAACCCCTGGGCTGACTCATCTCGCGCCGATGCCTGGCTGGCCTCCCTGCCCACGCAGTCCTCTTCCGCAGCCCCGCCCACCGCCCGACGGAGCCCCGCCCCCATAGCGGCCCCACCTCACGCCCTGCCTCGTCGAGTCGGCGCTCCACAGCTGCGCAGCCAGTCGCTGAGCGCCGCCGACGGTCTTGTGTCCCCAACGCGTTCCACCTCGCTGTTCTCCTCCCACTGGGCCAAGGAGTCGCAAGCCCCGCCCCTCACTGGAAGTGCCACGCCACCGCTGTCTGGAGATGCCACAAGCTCCGCCTTCCAGGATCCCTTCGACGCCGAGTGGGCATCACTACCCACACAGAAGGCGCCAGTGGCGACCAATCCGTTCGTGGGGCCCAATGCTGTGAAGGCCTTCGAGGTGCACCTCTAG
- the numb gene encoding protein numb isoform X1 — translation MGQPHSRAAPGGMGYTNQGGSPELRPRRHSTRLSARRARVGMDRLRRSLRDSLRRGARREHVPECSKPHQWQADEAAVRAGTCTFPVKYLGCVEVFESRGMQVCEEALKVLRNSRRRMVRGTLHVTGDGLRVVDETGTRGLLVDQTIEKVSFCAPDRNHDRGFSYICRDGTTRRWMCHGFLALKDSGERLSHAVGCAFAVCLERKQKRDKESVLMSIDPKTSSFTRTGSFRQGSLTDPALPHDPQEGKPSETPPVKAVVNPYAIERPHATVTLLQRQGSFRGLGSLSQASPFKRQLSLRLNELPSTLERQRAMSLDAATDLFQPPSARHNGFSNVPPPIPESSPLSERPDSISAMCQQVSQGLSLLSDSARDDPFREEAPTEPQPQQQQPPPEAAVAPVQQSNPWADSSRADAWLASLPTQSSSAAPPTARRSPAPIAAPPHALPRRVGAPQLRSQSLSAADGLVSPTRSTSLFSSHWAKESQAPPLTGSATPPLSGDATSSAFQDPFDAEWASLPTQKAPVATNPFVGPNAVKAFEVHL, via the exons GCATGGACCGTTTACGGCGGAGCCTGCGAGACAGCCTGCGGCGCGGCGCGCGGCGGGAACATGTGCCAGAATGCAGCAAGCCGCATCAGTGGCAGGCGGACGAGGCGGCTGTCCGGGCGGGAACCTGCACCTTCCCGGTCAAGTACCTCGGCTGCGTTGAGGTCTTTGAGTCTCGCGGCATGCAG GTATGTGAGGAGGCTTTGAAAGTTTTACGCAACAGCCGGCGGCGCATGGTGCGGGGCACGCTGCACGTGACGGGTGACGGCCTCCGGGTGGTGGACGAGACGGGCACCCGGGGCCTGCTGGTCGACCAGACCATCGAGAAGGTGTCCTTCTGCGCGCCCGACCGCAACCATGACCGAGGCTTCTCATATATCTGCCGTGACGGCACCACACGCCGCTGGATGTGCCATGGATTCCTGGCCCTGAAGGACTCG GGTGAGCGGTTGAGCCACGCTGTGGGCTGCGCCTTTGCGGTGTGCCTGGAGCGCAAGCAGAAGCGGGACAAGGAGAGTGTGCTCATGAGCATCGACCCGAAGACGTCGAGCTTCACCCGCACGGGCTCGTTCAGGCAGGGCTCCCTCACCGACCCCGCCCTGCCCCACGACCCCCAGGAGGGAAAGCCCTCAG AGACCCCACCGGTGAAGGCGGTGGTGAACCCATACGCGATCGAGCGGCCGCACGCGACAGTGACGCTGCTGCAGAGGCAGGGTTCCTTCCGGGGCCTGGGCAGCCTGAGCCAGGCGTCGCCCTTCAAGAGACAGCTGTCCCTGCGGCTCAACGAACTGCCCTCGACGCTTGAGCGACAGCGCGCCATGTCCCTCGATGCCGCCACCGACCTCTTCCAGCCACCCAGTGCACGACACAACGGATTCAGCAACG TGCCCCCTCCAATCCCGGAGTCCTCCCCACTGAGCGAGAGGCCCGACAGCATCAGCGCCATGTGCCAGCAGGTCAGCCAGGGGCTAAGCCTGCTCAGTGACTCGGCCAGGGACGACCCGTTCCGGGAAGAGGCTCCCACCGAGCcccagccgcagcagcagcagccaccgccaGAGGCTGCTGTGGCACCCGTACAACAGA GCAACCCCTGGGCTGACTCATCTCGCGCCGATGCCTGGCTGGCCTCCCTGCCCACGCAGTCCTCTTCCGCAGCCCCGCCCACCGCCCGACGGAGCCCCGCCCCCATAGCGGCCCCACCTCACGCCCTGCCTCGTCGAGTCGGCGCTCCACAGCTGCGCAGCCAGTCGCTGAGCGCCGCCGACGGTCTTGTGTCCCCAACGCGTTCCACCTCGCTGTTCTCCTCCCACTGGGCCAAGGAGTCGCAAGCCCCGCCCCTCACTGGAAGTGCCACGCCACCGCTGTCTGGAGATGCCACAAGCTCCGCCTTCCAGGATCCCTTCGACGCCGAGTGGGCATCACTACCCACACAGAAGGCGCCAGTGGCGACCAATCCGTTCGTGGGGCCCAATGCTGTGAAGGCCTTCGAGGTGCACCTCTAG
- the numb gene encoding protein numb isoform X3 produces MDRLRRSLRDSLRRGARREHVPECSKPHQWQADEAAVRAGTCTFPVKYLGCVEVFESRGMQVCEEALKVLRNSRRRMVRGTLHVTGDGLRVVDETGTRGLLVDQTIEKVSFCAPDRNHDRGFSYICRDGTTRRWMCHGFLALKDSGERLSHAVGCAFAVCLERKQKRDKESVLMSIDPKTSSFTRTGSFRQGSLTDPALPHDPQEGKPSETPPVKAVVNPYAIERPHATVTLLQRQGSFRGLGSLSQASPFKRQLSLRLNELPSTLERQRAMSLDAATDLFQPPSARHNGFSNVPPPIPESSPLSERPDSISAMCQQVSQGLSLLSDSARDDPFREEAPTEPQPQQQQPPPEAAVAPVQQSNPWADSSRADAWLASLPTQSSSAAPPTARRSPAPIAAPPHALPRRVGAPQLRSQSLSAADGLVSPTRSTSLFSSHWAKESQAPPLTGSATPPLSGDATSSAFQDPFDAEWASLPTQKAPVATNPFVGPNAVKAFEVHL; encoded by the exons ATGGACCGTTTACGGCGGAGCCTGCGAGACAGCCTGCGGCGCGGCGCGCGGCGGGAACATGTGCCAGAATGCAGCAAGCCGCATCAGTGGCAGGCGGACGAGGCGGCTGTCCGGGCGGGAACCTGCACCTTCCCGGTCAAGTACCTCGGCTGCGTTGAGGTCTTTGAGTCTCGCGGCATGCAG GTATGTGAGGAGGCTTTGAAAGTTTTACGCAACAGCCGGCGGCGCATGGTGCGGGGCACGCTGCACGTGACGGGTGACGGCCTCCGGGTGGTGGACGAGACGGGCACCCGGGGCCTGCTGGTCGACCAGACCATCGAGAAGGTGTCCTTCTGCGCGCCCGACCGCAACCATGACCGAGGCTTCTCATATATCTGCCGTGACGGCACCACACGCCGCTGGATGTGCCATGGATTCCTGGCCCTGAAGGACTCG GGTGAGCGGTTGAGCCACGCTGTGGGCTGCGCCTTTGCGGTGTGCCTGGAGCGCAAGCAGAAGCGGGACAAGGAGAGTGTGCTCATGAGCATCGACCCGAAGACGTCGAGCTTCACCCGCACGGGCTCGTTCAGGCAGGGCTCCCTCACCGACCCCGCCCTGCCCCACGACCCCCAGGAGGGAAAGCCCTCAG AGACCCCACCGGTGAAGGCGGTGGTGAACCCATACGCGATCGAGCGGCCGCACGCGACAGTGACGCTGCTGCAGAGGCAGGGTTCCTTCCGGGGCCTGGGCAGCCTGAGCCAGGCGTCGCCCTTCAAGAGACAGCTGTCCCTGCGGCTCAACGAACTGCCCTCGACGCTTGAGCGACAGCGCGCCATGTCCCTCGATGCCGCCACCGACCTCTTCCAGCCACCCAGTGCACGACACAACGGATTCAGCAACG TGCCCCCTCCAATCCCGGAGTCCTCCCCACTGAGCGAGAGGCCCGACAGCATCAGCGCCATGTGCCAGCAGGTCAGCCAGGGGCTAAGCCTGCTCAGTGACTCGGCCAGGGACGACCCGTTCCGGGAAGAGGCTCCCACCGAGCcccagccgcagcagcagcagccaccgccaGAGGCTGCTGTGGCACCCGTACAACAGA GCAACCCCTGGGCTGACTCATCTCGCGCCGATGCCTGGCTGGCCTCCCTGCCCACGCAGTCCTCTTCCGCAGCCCCGCCCACCGCCCGACGGAGCCCCGCCCCCATAGCGGCCCCACCTCACGCCCTGCCTCGTCGAGTCGGCGCTCCACAGCTGCGCAGCCAGTCGCTGAGCGCCGCCGACGGTCTTGTGTCCCCAACGCGTTCCACCTCGCTGTTCTCCTCCCACTGGGCCAAGGAGTCGCAAGCCCCGCCCCTCACTGGAAGTGCCACGCCACCGCTGTCTGGAGATGCCACAAGCTCCGCCTTCCAGGATCCCTTCGACGCCGAGTGGGCATCACTACCCACACAGAAGGCGCCAGTGGCGACCAATCCGTTCGTGGGGCCCAATGCTGTGAAGGCCTTCGAGGTGCACCTCTAG